One genomic window of Bactrocera dorsalis isolate Fly_Bdor chromosome 4, ASM2337382v1, whole genome shotgun sequence includes the following:
- the LOC105224366 gene encoding protein yippee, protein MGRVFLEHIGGSKLFNCAQCQTNLTNRSQLISTRFTGATGRAYLFKRVVNLTFSNVQERVMLTGRHMVRDVMCKSCDAKLGWMYEYATEDAQKYKEGRVILEYALISETEGFQGESGSIH, encoded by the exons ATGGGCCGCGTTTTCCTCGAGCATATTGGCGGCTCGAAACTGTTCAATTGCGCACAGTGCCAGACAAATCTTACCAATCGCAGTCAATTGATAAGTACCAGATTTACAGGTGCAACGG GCCGTGCGTATCTTTTTAAGCGAGTGGTTAACCTGACATTTAGCAATGTCCAAGAGCGGGTCATGCTTACGGGTCGACATATGGTACGCGATGTAATGTGTAAAAGCTGCGATGCCAAATTAGGCTGGATGTATGAATACGCCACCGAAGATGCACAAAA ATACAAGGAAGGACGCGTGATTTTAGAGTACGCATTGATAAGCGAGACTGAGGGTTTTCAGGGTGAAAGCGGCTCAATTCATtga
- the LOC105224368 gene encoding protein wings apart-like: MSRWGKNIVVPMDVLCKGEECTNRPTVARSVGTVGKWGKIGFTSTRTYALAALSPAVAAAAAAAAAAASPAQSPASLLDDDMSPSVPEPPKPKKFFKSRNTAPPEVIAQIIQNMPRTPASPIRESYSAGTSNAGSIGTPVREPIKMKLPKANSGERKKKSPKKAIAKQMAAEEDDNATGDISTLGANKPVSESKQKKKKEEKKLKPEAPPSRVIARARKVVNYCEDDEDERIPTPLKDIIFPKNKPAKSDETGVPNADDSIKSSATIEPDLPPPATPAPTAVTVSATLIGSVASTSTTVGTTYTPKTPEHPPIVLRISKGTSRLVSTDSEEQPITNNISSPHQHYDTEPSKSRQASTEEVPSTHPPPVYNTPKIIVKPLRPPSPDPVLPPPTQPAPQTAHVSNQNSEDPSEINYSTVKISPDKPPKERLKLIIKTDVIRNAIKAAEAAKAAAAAQKAAAAAESGSASGGEREKKQKSKKHKHLKHVALEQANIAATGSEFKTPSPHLAFSAHIEQQHPQPTPIGRTVISPPALSERDFDSQSSVLGSISSKGNSTPQLLAQAVHEESCVIHSRGSSVITSDLETSQHSSLVAPPSDIESRLESMMMDGEVSQRATNLVEEPLQEDILAVLRGDESLHSVAAANIESDEPKVNGIADPMDVPEMETPTELQREEVEEQSTTKRRVTRGRGRGARANYAEDEDENSQSPQKTQPATTTRTRGRKPAATVASTVISEETTKRPTRGRPKKVALVTEEHIPSPTDNDTSPEKGVVELESLPTTGVAIQQTNDSIETPAIATAPVTRRGRQPRNVSNNNNVNNNNNNINKIAASLSAKAGAAEEAAAAATKSGAASTSPRTGSTPPAPRSYGRKRKNQQVTQVLQPSAEELEEQQHGTPAKLANIDYHDSATSNDLNTSQLSAQLQTASLTPTLELHDNNSNSNSLTRPASATPSSPPRRDYKVKDKFKRTLTLDNQVNCNAVVESPTAGLLAEHVVYGVCNDASTGANGEEEQQRGSVKLVISKKKGSIFKSRALVPPDQTDQTAASKRHLYKHSWDAEANGSTANDVNASPLQKNDTLAPPAATRTAADAIFDDFSEDLSPSAISRDNSPAIGKLTRVTKASNAQIRSNSPYDMDIDAPSDTVTSVKIDRKAKGFYTVVRNVKTAHQIQEIGEYQEMDDDVEYILDALQPHNPTPTRCLSALQLASKCMIPTFRMHVRAHGVVTKFFKALSDANMDQSLGLCTSAIMFILSQEGLNMDLDRDSLELMMNLLESEIVAAPSDRANYERNRQKVRELCEEIKSQGKAAHLNVDTLTVGTLAMETLLSLTSKRAGDWFKEELRSLGGLEHIIKTISDNCRPVIDCNNGATNIQWTQSLLDNMQTVERCMRVLENVTQLNEENQRYVLTYGQGEAVHTLCSLFTLCDREIMHHVAESIEHSAKDSPGVVMRELLFPLLKVLINLTHTFNPTKALGAELLGQRIAVIETSFRLLLQAPNYIPERCVFELSILVLLLLINLTMYTIPNRVAIMRIYAPPEYSSHQHNKVTAVQAVMEYFYVCEEFARLVEKNTDAILDSTDKNKKKQEEVDETVNNLLKNSGHHMEHTIKGSYAALLIGHIITDNEEYETLVRRHLRGNSFKEIISVLEKYYTFMDLTCSDASAVAHIKSTKTLIDYFKKRDLVYEMNESDDCALPLNLETHHASTSATSTNAGMDIIGNGDSPTMTATRSGGSQRVYKSYSQR, encoded by the exons ATGTCTCGTTGGGGCAAAAATATTGTTGTCCCCATGGACGTACTTTGCAAGGGTGAGGAATGTACCAATCGTCCAACTGTAGCACGTTCTGTCGGTACGGTTGGTAAATGGGGCAAAATCGGGTTTACGTCTACCCGTACTTATGCTTTAGCTGCACTATCACCGGCCGTAgctgcggctgctgctgctgctgctgcagcagcGAGTCCTGCTCAAAGTCCAGCATCATTACTTGACGATGACATGTCACCATCGGTACCGGAACCCCCAAAAcccaagaaattttttaaatcacgtAATACTGCGCCACCGGAGGTGATTGCACAAATCATACAGAATATGCCCAGAACACCGGCTTCGCCTATACGCGAAAGTTATTCGGCTGGAACATCAAATGCTGGTTCGATTGGCACTCCAGTACGTGAACcaatcaaaatgaaattacCAAAAGCAAATTCTGGGGAGCGTAAGAAGAAATCACCGAAGAAAGCTATTGCTAAGCAAATGGCAGCGGAAGAGGATGACAACGCCACTGGGGATATTTCTACGCTAGGTGCGAATAAGCCGGTAAGCGAATCTaagcaaaaaaagaagaaagaggagaaaaaattaaagcccGAAGCACCTCCGTCACGTGTTATTGCCCGGGCGCGTAAAGTGGTTAACTATTGTGAAGATGATGAAGACGAGCGCATACCGACTCCACTGAAAGATATCATATTTCCTAAAAATAAACCTGCTAAATCAGATGAAACTGGGGTACCTAACGCAGACGATAGTATAAAAAGTAGTGCGACTATTGAACCAGATCTACCGCCTCCAGCAACACCCGCACCAACAGCTGTTACAGTTAGTGCGACATTAATCGGAAGCGTAGCATCAACTTCGACGACAGTCGGAACAACTTACACGCCGAAAACACCTGAACACCCACCAATAGTGCTGAGAATTTCTAag GGTACCTCTCGTTTGGTGAGTACTGATAGTGAAGAGCAACCTATTACCAATAACATCTCATCTCCACACCAACACTACGATACCGAGCCATCAAAATCTCGCCAAGCGTCTACAGAAGAAGTTCCTTCCACACATCCTCCGCCGGTATATAATACGCCAAAGATCATTGTAAAACCACTGCGACCGCCTTCTCCGGATCCAGTGTTGCCGCCGCCTACCCAACCCGCTCCTCAAACTGCACACGTATCCAATCAAAACTCTGAAGATCCATCCGAAATCAATTATTCGACTGTGAAAATTTCACCGGATAAACCGCCTAAAGAACGATTAAAACTTATAATTAAAACAGACGTGATACGGAACGCCATAAAAGCCGCCGAGGCAGCTAAAGCTGCTGCAGCAGCCCAAAAAGCAGCCGCCGCCGCAGAATCAGGCAGTGCCTCTGGAGGTGAACGTGAAAAGaaacagaaaagtaaaaagCATAAACATTTGAAACACGTGGCTTTAGAACAAGCAAATATTGCCGCAACTGGAAGTGAATTTAAAACGCCTTCTCCGCATCTGGCATTTAGTGCACACATTGAACAACAACATCCACAGCCGACGCCCATAGGACGCACAGTGATTTCTCCACCTGCGCTGTCGGAACGTGACTTTGATTCGCAATCATCTGTGCTGGGCAGCATTTCGTCTAAAGGTAACAGTACGCCACAGCTTTTGGCGCAGGCGGTGCACGAAGAAAGTTGTGTGATACACAGTCGTGGTTCTAGTGTTATAACCAGCGATTTAGAAACGAGTCAACATTCCTCATTGGTAGCCCCACCTTCCGATATAGAGTCACGGTTAGAATCTATGATGATGGACGGTGAAGTGAGTCAGCGAGCAACGAATTTGGTAGAAGAGCCACTACAAGAAGATATATTAGCAGTACTGCGCGGCGACGAAAGTCTTCATTCCGTAGCTGCAGCTAATATTGAGTCTGATGAACCCAAAGTGAACGGCATAGCGGATCCGATGGATGTTCCAGAAATGGAAACACCTACAGAGCTGCAAAGAGAAGAAGTCGAAGAACAAAGTACAACAAAACGACGTGTCACACGAGGGCGTGGTCGAGGTGCAAGAGCAAACTATGCGGAAGATGAGGATGAAAACAGTCAATCTCCACAGAAAACTCAACCGGCCACAACAACGAGAACACGAGGGCGCAAACCAGCAGCTACCGTGGCCTCTACCGTCATCAGCGAGGAAACTACTAAACGCCCAACAAGAGGGCGACCAAAAAAGGTAGCTCTTGTAACTGAGGAGCATATACCATCACCAACAGATAACGACACATCTCCTGAAAAAGGTGTCGTGGAATTGGAAAGCTTACCTACAACAGGGGTTGCTATACAGCAAACCAACGATAGTATTGAAACACCTGCAATCGCTACGGCACCCGTCACACGTCGCGGACGCCAACCTCGTAAcgttagcaacaacaacaacgtaaataataacaataataatattaataaaatcgcCGCCAGTTTATCAGCTAAAGCTGGTGCCGCCGAAGaggctgcagcagcagcaacaaaaagtgGCGCCGCGAGTACATCACCCCGAACAGGTAGCACACCACCAGCGCCGCGTAGTTATGGCAGAAAGCGTAAGAACCAACAAGTTACTCAAGTGTTGCAGCCATCGGCCGAAGAACTCGAGGAACAACAGCATGGCACGCCTGCGAAATTGGCCAATATAGATTACCACGATTCGGCCACATCAAATGATTTGAACACATCACAGTTATCCGCGCAACTACAAACCGCCTCATTGACACCAACACTGGAGCTGCATGACAACAACTCCAATTCCAATTCACTCACCCGTCCAGCAAGTGCAACACCGTCATCGCCACCACGGCGTGACTACAAAGTCAAAGACAAATTCAAACGTACACTAACACTAGACAATCAAGTAAATTGTAATGCAGTCGTCGAATCGCCAACAGCTGGACTCTTGGCCGAACATGTGGTGTACGGCGTCTGCAATGACGCCTCTACCGGTGCGAATGGCGAGGAAGAACAACAACGTGGTTCCGTGAAACTTGTGATCTCTAAGAAGAAAGGTAGCATATTTAAGAGTCGTGCACTGGTGCCACCCGATCAGACGGATCAAACGGCGGCTTCTAAACGTCATCTGTACAAACATAGTTGGGATGCTGAGGCGAACGGCAGCACCGCGAACGATGTGAACGCGTCCCCATTGCAAAAGAATGATACGCTTGCACCGCCTGCAGCCACACGTACAGCGGCCGATgcgattttcgatgacttcagcGAGGATCTAAGTCCGAGCGCCATATCGCGTGATAACAGCCCAGCTATAGGCAAACTCACACGCGTAACAAAAGCTAGCAATGCGCAAATCCGCTCCAACAGCCCGTACGATATGGACATAGATGCGCCGAGCGACACCGTAACGAGTGTGAAAATCGATCGCAAAGCTAAAGGCTTCTACACCGTTGTGCGTAATGTGAAAACAGCGCATCAAATACAGGAAATTGGTGAATATCAAGAAATGGATGATGATGTCGAGTACATATTGGATGCGCTGCAACCGCATAATCCAACACCAACACGCTGTTTGTCAGCTCTTCAACTGGCATCGAAGTGTATGATACCAACGTTCCGTATGCATGTACGCGCACATGGCGTGGTTACTAAGTTTTTCAAG GCGCTTTCTGATGCAAATATGGACCAGAGTCTAGGTCTCTGTACATCTGCAATTATGTTTATACTCTCACAAGAGGGTCTAAATATGGATCTCGATCGCGACTCGCTTGAATTAATGATGAATCTGCTAGAGTCGGAAATTGTAGCAGCACCATCGGATCGCGCCAACTACGAACGCAATCGTCAAAAGGTACGTGAACTCTGCGAGGAAATAAAATCTCAAGGCAAAGCGGCTCACCTCAATGTGGACACGCTTACTGTTGGCACATTGGCCATGGAAACACTACTATCGTTGACCTCAAAGCGTGCAGGCGATTGGTTTAAGGAAGAGCTACGCTCACTTGGCGGCCTCGAACATATCATCAAAACTATTTCCGACAATTGTCGTCCTGTAATCGATTGCAATAATGGCGCCACAAATATTCAATGGACGCAATCGCTACTCGACAATATGCAAACTGTCGAGCGTTGTATGCGTGTGCTGGAGAATGTAACGCAATTGAACGAGGAGAATCAACGGTATGTATTGACTTACGGTCAAGGCGAGGCGGTCCACACATTATGTTCACTATTTACGCTATGCGATCGTGAGATAATGCATCATGTTGCCGAGTCAATCGAGCATTCTGCCAAAGATAGTCCAGGAGTAGTAATGCGCGAGCTCCTGTTCCCACTCCTCAAAGTGCTCATCAATTTAACGCACACATTCAATCCAACAAAAGCGTTGGGTGCCGAATTGTTGGGTCAACGCATTGCTGTAATCGAGACAAGCTTCCGTCTGTTGCTGCAGGCACCTAACTACATTCCTGAACGTTGTGTCTTTGAGCTGAGTATTCTG GTGCTGCTGTTGCTTATCAACCTTACCATGTATACGATACCTAATCGCGTGGCGATAATGCGAATTTATGCGCCACCCGAATACAGCAGTCATCAACATAACAAGGTGACTGCTGTGCAAGCTGTGATGGAGTATTTCTACGTATGTGAGGAATTCGCCAG ATTGGTCGAAAAGAATACCGATGCCATTTTGGATAGTACCgataaaaataagaagaaacagGAGGAGGTTGATGAAACTGTAAATAACT TGCTGAAAAACTCCGGCCATCACATGGAGCACACTATTAAGGGTAGCTATGCTGCTCTGCTTATTGGCCACATAATCACCGATAATGAGGAGTACGAAACGCTGGTGCGTAGACATTTACGCGGAAATAGCTTCAAAGAAATTATCAGTGTACTGGAGAAATACTATACATTTATGGATCTGACTTGT TCGGATGCTTCCGCTGTGGCGCATATTAAGTCGACAAAGACATTAATTGACTACTTCAAGAAACGTGATTTAGTGTACGAGATGAACGAATCCGATGACTGCGCGCTTCCCCTAAACTTAGAAACACATCACGCTTCAACGTCGGCCACCAGCACAAACGCTGGTATGGACATTATCGGCAATGGCGATAGTCCGACAATGACAGCAACACGTAGCGGCGGCTCGCAACGCGTTTACAAAAGCTACAGTCAAAGATAA
- the LOC105224364 gene encoding probable isoaspartyl peptidase/L-asparaginase GA20639 codes for MRVGTKAKVFFHILIWCFPMALSAEPIVLVHGGAGSISDAQLPVALHGVKTAARVGFETLKCGGSVLDAVQQAVRSMEINPQFNAGYGSVLTWEGKVEMDAAIMNGEDLNAGCVSVVRDIYHPVDLARRVMEKTRHMFLSGEGAMLFAEEENFEILPEGALVTNKSQKALEDYKNSLNATTKKLCNTDSNIGCPCDIQGVLSYSVLKNFLKEYGSQGTVGAVAIDELGNLAAATSTGGITGKMPGRVGDSPLLGAGTYADNEVAAISATGHGETIMRYNVASRILAHIKYENMTAEEASAKVLKDMTQRFEQGAGIISIDKSGNVGINFTTARMTWAYQRGEELHYGADQNENNVDIVGEPRLSTLDLCV; via the exons atgcgTGTCGGCACCAAG GCCAAAGTGTTCTTTCATATTCTAATATGGTGCTTTCCAATGGCt CTAAGCGCGGAGCCCATCGTGCTTGTGCACGGCGGTGCCGGTTCCATTTCGGATGCCCAATTGCCTGTTGCATTACATGGAGTCAAAACGGCAGCACGCGTCGGTTTCGAGACACTCAAATGTGGCGGCAGTGTGTTGGATGCCGTGCAGCAGGCGGTACGCTCAATGGAAATCAATCCACAATTCAATGCCGGTTATGGTTCAGTGCTCACTTGGGAGGGCAAAGTAGAAATGGACGCAGCCATCATGAACGGTGAGGATTTGAATGCGGGTTGTGTTTCCGTAGTACGCGACATTTATCATCCCGTCGATTTGGCGCGTCGTGTTATGGAGAAGACTCGACACATGTTCCTTTCGGGCGAAGGTGCAATGCTTTTCGCAGAGGAAGAGAATTTCGAAATTCTGCCCGAAGGCGCTTTGGTCACGAATAAATCACAGAAAGCACTTGAAGACTATAAGAACAGTTTGAATGCTACGACAAAGAAATTGTGCAATACCGATTCGAATATTGGATGCCCTTGTGATATACAAGGGGTTCTGTCATATTCTGTTCTCAAGAATTTTCTCAAAGAATACGGTTCACAAGGAACGGTCGGTGCTGTTGCCATCGATGAATTGGGTAATTTAGCTGCCGCTACTTCCACGGGTGGCATAACAGGCAAAATGCCTGGACGTGTTGGTGATTCACCATTACTGGGTGCTGGCACTTATGCCGATAACGAAGTGGCCGCCATATCGGCTACAGGTCATGGTGAGACAATTATGCGTTACAATGTCGCCTCACGCATTTTGGCTCacattaaatatgaaaatatgacgGCAGAAGAAGCGTCAGCTAAGGTTCTGAAGGACATGACACAACGTTTTGAGCAGGGAGCCGGCATAATAAGTATCGACAAGAGCGGTAATGTGGGCATCAACTTTACAACGGCACGCATGACTTGGGCCTATCAACGCGGTGAAGAGCTACATTATGGTGCTGATCAGAATGAAAATAATGTCGACATAGTAGGAGAACCGCGGCTAAGCACTCTGGATTTGTGTGTTTAA
- the LOC105224367 gene encoding mitochondrial import inner membrane translocase subunit Tim9 gives MVDAGQNASIDNLDKDQMKTFSDFLMSYNKLSEMCFTDCVRDFTSRVVKDNEERCALNCMEKYLKMNQRISQRFQEFQMIANENAIAMAQKSGKL, from the exons atggtaGATGCGGGTCAAAATGCTTCAATCGATAACTTGGATAAGGATCAAATGAAAACA TTCTCCGATTTTCTGATGTCCTATAATAAATTGTCGGAAATGTGTTTCACAGATTGCGTGCGCGATTTTACTTCGCGTGTGGTCAAAGACAATGAG GAACGTTGTGCACTCAATTGTATGGAGAAGTACCTGAAGATGAACCAACGAATTTCACAGCGTTTCCAAGAGTTCCAAATGATTGCCAATGAAAACGCCATAGCGATGGCACAAAAGTCTGGTAAACTTTAA
- the LOC105224365 gene encoding 60S acidic ribosomal protein P1: MSTKAELACVYAALVLVDDDIAVTGEKISTILKAANVEVEPYWPGLFAKALEGINVKDLITNIGSGVGAAAPAGGAAAAGGDAAPAEAKKEEKKKEEEPEESDDDMGFGLFD, translated from the exons ATGTCCACAAAAGCTGAACTTGCTTGCGTTTACGCTGCTCTCGTCTTGGTTGATGATGATATCGCTGTCACT GGCGAGAAAATCTCGACCATCTTGAAGGCCGCCAATGTTGAAGTTGAACCTTACTGGCCCGGTTTGTTCGCCAAGGCTTTGGAAGGTATCAACGTTAAGGACTTGATCACCAACATTGGATCCGGTGTCGGTGCTGCTGCCCCAGCTGGTGGTGCTGCCGCCGCTGGTGGAGATGCTGCTCCAGCTGAGGCtaagaaagaagagaagaagaaggagGAAGAACCAGAGGAATCCGACGATGACATGGGCTTCGGTCTCTTCGATTAA